TGCTCGGCTCGCGCGCCCTTCAGGGTGCCTTCGGCGCGCTGCTCGCGCCGGCCGCGCTGTCGCTGCTCGCGGTCATGTTCACCGACGCCAAGGAGCGCGCCAAGGCGTTCGGCATCTACGGCGCGATCGCCGGTGGCGGTGGCGCCGTCGGCCTGATCCTCGGCGGGTTCCTCACCGAGTACCTCGACTGGCGCTGGACGTTCTTCGTGAACATCCCGTTCGCGGTCGTCGCCGCCGCCGGTGCGTACTTCGTCATCCGTGAGCCGGAGGGCGGCCGCAACCGCTCGCCGCTCGACATCCCGGGTGTCGTCCTGTCCACCCTCGGCCTGGTCGCCCTCGTCTACGGCTTCACGCGCGCCGAGTCCGACGGCTGGGGTAACTCCATGACGATCGGCCTGTTCGTCGCGTCCGCCGTCCTGCTGGCCGCGTTCGTCCTCGTCGAGTCCAAGGTCAAGGCCCCGCTGCTGCCCCTCCGGGTGATCACCGAGCGCAACCGCGCCGGCGTCTACCTCTCCCTCGGCCTCGCGGTCATCGCGATGTTCGGTCTGTTCCTCTTCCTGACCTACTACCTGCAGGTCGTGAAGGGCTACTCGCCGGTCAGGACCGGCTTCGCCTTCCTGCCGATGATCGTGGGCATGATCACGGGCTCCACGCAGATCGGTGCCCGTCTGATGACGCGCGTTCCGGCCCGGCTGCTGATGGGCCCGGGCTTCCTGGCCGCCGCGGTCGGCATGCTGCTGCTGACCCAGATGGAGGTCGGCTCCTCGTACGCGGGCCTGCTCCTGCCTGCCCAGCTGCTGCTCGGCCTCGGCATGGGTACGGCGTTCATGCCGGCCATGTCCCTGTCCACGCACGGCATCGAGCCGCGCGACGCCGGTGTCGCCTCCGCGATGGTCAACACCTCGCAGCAGGTGGGCGGCGCGATCGGTACGGCCCTGCTGAACACGATCGCCGCCTCGGCGACCACCTCGTACATCAAGGACCACATCGCCGGTGCCGCCTCTCGGCCGCAGCAGCAGCTCGTCCAGCTGGAGGGCTTGGTGGAGGGCTACACCAGCGCGATCGGGTTCGCCGTCGGCATCCTCGTGGTCGCCGCGGCGATCGCCCTCACCTTCATCAACGCCGGCCGCCCGGACGCCACTTCGGCCGTCGCCAAGGGTGAGGACGCCGAGGACGAGGTGAAGGTGCCGGTCATCGCCCACTGACGGCACGGTCCGCACTCCGGGTACATCGGCCACTCACCGCGGCCACTCCGGGTACTGCGGCCACTCCGGGTACTTCGCGTACGGACGCGGGATGGGGACGGTCCGTACGATTCCCAGGGACTGCCCCGGCTCCAACTCAGCCACTCAGGCCGAGCGGAGCCGGGGCAGACCCGCGTCCGGGGCCCGTCGGCCCGCCCGGCGAGAGTTCCGCACTCCTAACGCAGCCAGGGCAGATCCGCCCCCGCGTCCTTCGGCTGGAGTCCCTCGGCGATGATCCGCATGGCGTCGCCGAAGGCCTTCTGCTGGTCCGGGGTGAGCCGGTCGAACAGGGCCTGGCGTACGGCGCTGACATGGCCCGGCGCGGTGCGCCGCAGTACTTCGAAGCCCTCGTCGGTGAGGATCGCGAACTGTCCCCGCTTGTCGGAGGGGCAGTCCTCGCGCCGTACCCAGCCGCTCTTCTCCAGGCGCGCGATCGCGTGGGAGAGCCGGGAGCGGGTGATCTTCGCGCTCATCGCCAGCTCGGTCATCCGCAGCTGCCTGCGCGGTGCTTCGGCGAGCTGGACGAGCAGGCCGTAGTAGATGTGCGGCATGCCCGCGTCACGCTGGAGCTGGCGATCGAGATGGTCCTCAAGGAGAGTCGTGGCGTGCCGGTACGCACGCCAGATGCGCTGTTCCTCGTCGTTGAGCCAGCGTGGCTCTTCAGCGGATGCCGTGTTCATGTACTCCACTGTACGAGCCCCTTCTTGAAACTTAAACAAAAATCACGTAAGCTTGACCAAAGAGCTTGAAACTTTAAGGACTTTTGGACTCTAGGTACTCATGGGAGCCGCCATGTCCGCCGCCACCGAGGAGCGTTCCGCGCTCGAGCGCATGCCCGCCCTCTACCTGAGCCATGGCGCCCCGCCGCTCGCCGACGACCCGATCTGGCCCGGCCAGCTCGCCGCATGGTCCGCGGACCTGCCGCGCCCCAAGGCGATCCTCATGGTCTCCGCCCACTGGGAAGAGGCCCCGCTCGCCCTCGGCGCGGTGGAGACCGTGCCGCTCGTGTACGACTTCTGGGGCTTCCCCGAGCACTACTACCAGGTCACGTACGCGGCGCCCGGAGCCCCCGAACTCGCCGAGTCCGTAAGGAAGTTGCTGCGCGCGCCCGGTACGCCGGTGCAGGACATCCCGGACCGAGGGCTCGACCACGGCGCGTACGTCCCGCTGGCGGAGATGTTCCCCGAGGCCGACATCCCGGTCCTGCAGTTTTCCATGCCGACCCTCGACCCGGTCCGCCTCTTCGAGATCGGCCGCAAGCTGGCGCCGCTGCGCGACGAGGGTGTCCTGATCGTCGGCTCCGGCTTCTTCACGCACAATCTGGCGGCCCTGCGGCACGCCGGCGGGGGAGTCCCGTCCTGGTCGAGCGAGTTCGACGACTGGGGCCACCGCGCCCTGGACGCCGGTGACGTGGACGCGCTGCTCGACTTCGAGCGCAAGTCCCCGGCGGGCCGGCTGGCCCACCCGCGCACCGAGCACTTCGCCCCCCTCTTCGTGACCCTGGGCGCGGCGGACGCGGCCGGTGAGCCGGACGGGCAGAGGTCCGTGATCGACGGCTTCTGGATGGGGATGGCGAAGCGGTCGGTGCAGTTCGGCTGAGCCGCGGTGCGGTTCGGCTGGGCTGCCGTACGGTTCGGCTGCCCCTTCGCCGTTCTTCGTTCGGCTCTCTTCGCCGCTATCGGTTCAGCTCTTTCTCGTACCAGACGACGTCCCAGTAGCGGCCGAACTTGCGGCCGACCTCCCGGTAGGTGCCTATGTGCCGGAACCCGAAGCGTTCGTGCAGGCGTACGGACGCTTCGTTGGGCTCGGCGTCGTTGGGCTGGGCGATGCCCGCGTAGGCGCGGTGCAGGTCCTCGCCGGCGAGTGCCTCGAAGAGGGCCTTGTA
This genomic interval from Streptomyces dengpaensis contains the following:
- a CDS encoding MFS transporter, which produces MSATSASTGKSAAIPDAHANRWKALTFIALAQLMVVLDATIVNIALPSAQQDLGISDGNRQWVITAYALAFGGLLLFGGRIADLWGRKRTFVTGLIGFASASALGGAATNEAMLLGSRALQGAFGALLAPAALSLLAVMFTDAKERAKAFGIYGAIAGGGGAVGLILGGFLTEYLDWRWTFFVNIPFAVVAAAGAYFVIREPEGGRNRSPLDIPGVVLSTLGLVALVYGFTRAESDGWGNSMTIGLFVASAVLLAAFVLVESKVKAPLLPLRVITERNRAGVYLSLGLAVIAMFGLFLFLTYYLQVVKGYSPVRTGFAFLPMIVGMITGSTQIGARLMTRVPARLLMGPGFLAAAVGMLLLTQMEVGSSYAGLLLPAQLLLGLGMGTAFMPAMSLSTHGIEPRDAGVASAMVNTSQQVGGAIGTALLNTIAASATTSYIKDHIAGAASRPQQQLVQLEGLVEGYTSAIGFAVGILVVAAAIALTFINAGRPDATSAVAKGEDAEDEVKVPVIAH
- a CDS encoding dioxygenase, coding for MSAATEERSALERMPALYLSHGAPPLADDPIWPGQLAAWSADLPRPKAILMVSAHWEEAPLALGAVETVPLVYDFWGFPEHYYQVTYAAPGAPELAESVRKLLRAPGTPVQDIPDRGLDHGAYVPLAEMFPEADIPVLQFSMPTLDPVRLFEIGRKLAPLRDEGVLIVGSGFFTHNLAALRHAGGGVPSWSSEFDDWGHRALDAGDVDALLDFERKSPAGRLAHPRTEHFAPLFVTLGAADAAGEPDGQRSVIDGFWMGMAKRSVQFG
- a CDS encoding MarR family winged helix-turn-helix transcriptional regulator, translated to MNTASAEEPRWLNDEEQRIWRAYRHATTLLEDHLDRQLQRDAGMPHIYYGLLVQLAEAPRRQLRMTELAMSAKITRSRLSHAIARLEKSGWVRREDCPSDKRGQFAILTDEGFEVLRRTAPGHVSAVRQALFDRLTPDQQKAFGDAMRIIAEGLQPKDAGADLPWLR